In the genome of Candidatus Shapirobacteria bacterium, one region contains:
- a CDS encoding L-threonylcarbamoyladenylate synthase, which produces MEIIKINDSYEEIIKRTAETIRGGGLVIFPSDTVYILAMDPTNVDATKKLLAFKNRWVGKAISVAVADTKMAKDYVELSENAENIYANLLPGPFTVVSKGKHKMASGIEAENGTLGIRIPDNKYIHDLVTAIGKPVTATSANLSGRTPHYSIESFLKTLSQKKRDMIDLIVDAGKLRFNKPSTVIDATEPEIKILRRGDLITANSKTLISKSEKETGKIAEFILNKSLNQNLPLSPPLTKGGALPLVFGLSGDLGCGKTVFSRSVGKILGVKEKITSPTFVIMNEYDISLKVQKSESLKVGQPVSLKVQKSESLKAGKFLHFDLYRIGGQFELEEIKFWEQFKPGTVACIEWPENMGKENFEKLKKMTNYKAINFEYVNERTRKISYEM; this is translated from the coding sequence ATGGAAATAATCAAAATTAACGACAGTTACGAAGAAATTATTAAAAGGACGGCTGAAACGATAAGGGGCGGCGGACTGGTGATATTCCCATCGGATACGGTATATATTTTGGCGATGGATCCGACAAATGTTGATGCGACAAAGAAACTTTTGGCGTTTAAAAACCGCTGGGTGGGAAAGGCAATTTCGGTGGCAGTGGCGGATACTAAAATGGCCAAAGATTATGTAGAACTATCGGAAAACGCTGAAAATATATATGCTAACTTGCTACCCGGACCATTTACGGTAGTAAGCAAGGGAAAACATAAAATGGCGAGCGGGATTGAGGCGGAAAACGGGACTTTGGGGATAAGAATCCCCGATAACAAATATATTCACGATTTGGTGACAGCCATTGGGAAACCGGTAACGGCGACATCGGCTAATCTGTCGGGGCGGACACCGCATTATTCTATCGAGAGCTTTTTGAAAACATTGTCGCAGAAAAAGAGGGACATGATTGATTTGATCGTTGATGCGGGGAAACTGCGGTTTAATAAGCCGTCGACAGTTATTGATGCCACTGAGCCGGAAATCAAAATTTTGAGGCGAGGCGACCTGATTACTGCTAATTCTAAAACTTTGATATCCAAATCGGAAAAGGAAACGGGGAAGATTGCGGAGTTTATATTGAATAAATCCCTAAATCAAAATCTACCCCTATCCCCTCCTTTGACGAAAGGAGGGGCACTGCCATTAGTATTTGGACTGAGTGGAGATTTGGGATGCGGAAAGACAGTGTTTTCGAGGAGTGTGGGGAAAATATTGGGGGTTAAAGAAAAAATCACTAGCCCGACATTTGTGATTATGAATGAGTATGATATCAGTCTGAAAGTCCAAAAGTCTGAAAGTCTGAAAGTTGGACAGCCGGTTAGTCTGAAAGTCCAAAAGTCTGAAAGTCTGAAAGCCGGGAAGTTTTTACATTTTGATTTGTATAGAATCGGAGGCCAGTTTGAATTGGAAGAAATAAAATTTTGGGAACAGTTCAAACCGGGAACCGTGGCTTGTATTGAGTGGCCGGAAAATATGGGAAAGGAAAATTTTGAGAAATTGAAAAAGATGACGAATTATAAGGCAATAAACTTTGAATATGTGAACGAGAGAACAAGAAAGATAAGTTATGAGATGTAA
- a CDS encoding LemA family protein, translated as MKKGLLVLGVIAVFLFLWAISAYNGLVTGNQSVDVQWAQVETQYQRRFDLIPNLVESVKGVLKQEQTIFKDIADARSRYAGATTVDEKSAAATGVESSLGRLLVIMENYPELKSDTTVVRLMDELAGTENRIAVERKRFNETVSEYNLKVIRFPGSLLANLFGFKQRQFFQAQDGADTAPSVKLDITN; from the coding sequence ATGAAAAAAGGTCTATTAGTCCTCGGTGTCATCGCCGTGTTTTTATTTTTATGGGCAATTTCCGCCTACAATGGTCTCGTCACCGGCAATCAAAGTGTCGACGTCCAGTGGGCCCAGGTCGAAACCCAGTATCAGCGCCGCTTCGATCTTATCCCCAATTTAGTAGAATCCGTCAAAGGTGTTCTCAAGCAGGAACAAACCATCTTCAAAGATATTGCCGATGCCCGTTCCCGCTATGCCGGCGCCACAACAGTGGATGAAAAATCTGCCGCCGCCACCGGTGTCGAAAGCTCTCTTGGTCGTCTTTTGGTAATTATGGAAAACTACCCGGAGTTAAAATCCGACACTACGGTAGTCAGGCTCATGGATGAGCTTGCCGGTACCGAAAACCGGATAGCCGTCGAACGAAAAAGGTTCAACGAAACCGTCTCCGAGTACAATCTCAAGGTGATTCGTTTCCCCGGTAGCCTCCTTGCCAATCTTTTTGGTTTCAAACAACGACAATTTTTCCAAGCCCAGGATGGTGCCGATACTGCCCCTTCGGTCAAATTGGACATCACCAACTAA
- a CDS encoding TPM domain-containing protein yields MKPKVLLTLVFVFLFLGVHSVFAKVVLPEYRGYVNDYAEILSPEFEAILNQNLADFESKTKNEIAVATVVSMDDLSVEEYALDLFQKWGIGKKGQDNGLLLLIAPGQRQVRIEVGYGLEPIITDGRAGNILDTEFIPEFKKGNYELGVQNTVNRLEAYLSDPTQIPPDSPEKPSSGNILGIILFLIFTGLPIYFIAYLGRSKEIFTGGIAGAVIGFLVAGLLAGVGFGLLGLLLDYLLSKNFKNLKSSGKPTNFWTTMGGFKGGGFRSGGGGGFGGFGGGRSGGGGSSRGW; encoded by the coding sequence ATGAAGCCAAAGGTTTTGCTGACGTTAGTTTTTGTTTTCCTTTTTCTAGGAGTTCATTCGGTTTTCGCCAAAGTCGTCCTCCCCGAATATCGGGGGTATGTAAACGACTATGCCGAAATTTTAAGCCCCGAATTTGAAGCCATCCTAAATCAAAACCTGGCCGATTTCGAGTCCAAAACCAAAAACGAAATTGCCGTTGCCACCGTTGTTTCCATGGATGATTTGTCCGTCGAAGAATACGCCCTGGATCTTTTTCAAAAATGGGGGATTGGCAAAAAAGGCCAGGATAACGGCCTTCTTCTTTTAATCGCTCCCGGGCAGCGCCAAGTCAGAATCGAAGTCGGTTATGGTCTGGAGCCGATAATCACCGATGGTCGGGCCGGCAATATTCTCGACACCGAGTTTATCCCCGAGTTTAAAAAAGGAAATTACGAACTAGGTGTTCAAAACACAGTAAATCGTCTCGAAGCCTATCTATCAGATCCCACTCAAATTCCCCCCGATTCACCCGAGAAACCCTCCTCCGGCAACATTCTGGGCATTATCCTTTTTCTCATTTTTACCGGGCTTCCTATTTATTTTATTGCCTATCTTGGCCGCTCCAAAGAGATTTTTACCGGCGGTATCGCCGGAGCTGTTATTGGCTTTCTAGTCGCCGGTCTTTTGGCCGGTGTCGGCTTCGGTTTGTTGGGATTACTTCTTGATTATCTTCTCTCCAAAAACTTTAAAAATCTCAAATCATCCGGTAAACCCACCAATTTCTGGACGACTATGGGGGGGTTCAAAGGCGGTGGTTTCCGTTCCGGCGGGGGAGGTGGTTTTGGCGGCTTTGGCGGTGGTCGTTCCGGCGGCGGCGGCTCCTCCCGCGGTTGGTAA
- the tsaD gene encoding tRNA (adenosine(37)-N6)-threonylcarbamoyltransferase complex transferase subunit TsaD has product MIVLAIETSCDDTCAAVLENDRILSNVVSSQINLHAQWGGVVPDIAKRAHMERIMPVVMTALKRAKSLSASPLLPLTREMEKLMNEIDVIAVTVGPGLAPALGVGVNTAKELAIKYKKKLVAVNHVEGHILSNLAKNRKGKPEREIEYPALVLTVSGGHTKIILMNQNDQFSISNSQFLKNKKVPNKIGGFQYQVVGETLDDAAGEALDKAAKLMGLGYPGGPIIERLAEGGDQNFLELPRPMADKKILDYSFSGLKTSFYYKIKDWPKDKVAQNLHDLAASYQAAVFEMLLRKFKLAIEKCEPKSLMACGGVMANVTLRKQLRMLARKFKLPIFMPYTKILNTDNAGMIGVAGYFKAMRGEFVKDIEGLDRNPRAQLTIKFL; this is encoded by the coding sequence ATGATTGTACTGGCAATAGAAACAAGTTGTGACGATACGTGTGCGGCGGTGCTAGAAAATGACCGGATATTGTCGAACGTGGTTTCGTCACAAATTAACCTACATGCCCAGTGGGGCGGAGTGGTGCCAGATATTGCCAAAAGGGCGCATATGGAAAGAATTATGCCGGTGGTGATGACAGCTTTAAAAAGGGCAAAATCCCTCTCGGCTTCGCCGCTTCTCCCTTTGACAAGGGAGATGGAAAAATTGATGAATGAAATTGATGTGATTGCGGTGACGGTGGGACCCGGGCTAGCGCCCGCTTTGGGAGTGGGAGTGAATACTGCCAAAGAACTGGCAATAAAATACAAAAAAAAACTGGTGGCGGTAAACCATGTGGAGGGGCATATTTTGTCCAACCTGGCAAAAAACAGGAAGGGAAAACCGGAGAGAGAGATCGAGTACCCTGCCCTAGTACTGACGGTTTCGGGAGGACATACCAAGATCATTTTGATGAATCAAAATGATCAATTTTCAATTTCTAATTCTCAATTTTTAAAAAATAAAAAAGTACCAAATAAAATAGGTGGTTTTCAATATCAGGTTGTTGGAGAAACGCTGGATGATGCGGCGGGAGAGGCACTGGATAAGGCAGCAAAATTGATGGGGCTGGGGTATCCCGGAGGGCCGATAATTGAGAGGTTGGCGGAGGGCGGAGACCAGAATTTTCTTGAATTACCCAGACCAATGGCAGACAAAAAGATTCTTGACTACAGTTTTTCGGGGCTGAAAACTAGCTTTTATTACAAGATTAAGGACTGGCCCAAGGATAAGGTGGCCCAAAATTTGCATGACTTGGCGGCAAGCTATCAGGCGGCAGTGTTTGAGATGCTTCTCAGAAAATTTAAACTGGCAATTGAAAAATGTGAGCCAAAAAGTCTGATGGCCTGCGGCGGAGTGATGGCAAATGTGACATTAAGAAAACAATTGCGGATGTTGGCGAGAAAATTTAAGTTGCCGATTTTTATGCCATATACTAAGATTTTGAATACGGATAATGCCGGGATGATTGGGGTGGCGGGATATTTTAAGGCAATGAGGGGTGAGTTTGTAAAAGATATTGAAGGTTTGGACAGAAACCCGAGAGCACAATTAACAATTAAATTTTTGTAA
- a CDS encoding HD domain-containing protein: protein MKQGDIYKLHKKYSHGKYKKEILEIVWTHSLIVKDISLQIVNHLEEKYGIKTDKKIVEFGALIHDIGFYDCFDDNYKKTCKYLLHGKMGYDILTKEGVSQKKARFALTHTGVGISNEQIEKENLDLPKNNYVPISLEEEIVCYADNFHSKGHPRFNDFEGTLEELNKINPNYGVILKRYREKFGIPDLKQLKEKYREWHRDINEWVEGLK, encoded by the coding sequence ATGAAACAAGGTGATATTTATAAACTTCATAAAAAATATTCCCACGGAAAATATAAAAAGGAGATATTGGAAATTGTTTGGACACATAGCCTAATCGTTAAAGATATTTCATTGCAAATTGTTAACCATCTTGAAGAAAAATACGGAATTAAGACAGACAAGAAAATTGTTGAATTCGGAGCATTAATTCACGATATCGGTTTTTATGACTGCTTTGATGATAATTACAAAAAGACATGCAAATATCTGCTTCATGGGAAGATGGGCTACGATATTTTGACTAAAGAAGGGGTGTCGCAAAAAAAAGCGAGATTTGCCTTGACACATACCGGAGTGGGGATAAGCAATGAACAAATAGAAAAGGAAAATCTTGATTTACCAAAAAATAATTATGTGCCAATCAGTTTAGAAGAAGAGATTGTCTGTTATGCCGATAATTTTCATTCAAAAGGTCATCCAAGATTTAATGATTTTGAAGGAACGTTGGAAGAATTAAATAAAATTAACCCGAATTACGGGGTAATTTTGAAAAGATATAGAGAAAAATTTGGAATCCCTGACCTAAAACAACTTAAAGAAAAATACAGAGAATGGCACCGTGATATCAATGAATGGGTCGAAGGCCTAAAATGA